A genomic window from Phocoena sinus isolate mPhoSin1 chromosome 20, mPhoSin1.pri, whole genome shotgun sequence includes:
- the WFIKKN2 gene encoding WAP, Kazal, immunoglobulin, Kunitz and NTR domain-containing protein 2: MRAPGCCCSRSCWGQMAALLLLLLGAPPRGLALPPIRYSHAGICPNDMNPNLWVDAQSTCKRECETDQECETYEKCCPNVCGTKSCVAARYMDVKGKKGPVGMPKEATCDHFMCLQQGSECDIWDGQPVCKCRDRCEKEPSFTCASDGLTYYNRCYMDAEACSKGITLAVVTCRYHFTWPNTSPPPPETTVHPTTAPPETPGLDTAAPALLNYPAHQSVTVGETVSFLCDVVGRPRPEITWEKQLEDRENVVMRPNHVRGNVAVTNIAQLVIYSAQPQDAGIYTCTARNAAGVLRADFPLSVVRGGRPSATEESSPNGTAFPAAECLKPPDSEDCGEEQTRWYFDAQANSCLTFTFGHCHRNRNHFETYEACVLACVSGPLAVCSLPPLQGPCKAYEPRWAYNSQTGQCQSFVYGGCEGNGNNFESREACEESCPFPRGNQRCRACKPRQKLVTSFCRSDFVILGRISELTEEPDSGRALVTVDEVLKDEKMGLKFLGREPLEVTLLHVDWTCPCPNVTVGETPLIIMGEVDGGMAMLRPDSFVGASSTRRVRKLREVTHKKTCDVLKEFPGLQ, from the exons ATGCGGGCCCCGGGGTGCTGCTGTTCCCGGTCCTGCTGGGGACAGATGGcagcgctgctgctgctgctgctgggggcgCCCCCGCGAGGCCTGGCACTGCCGCCCATCCGATACTCTCATGCTGGCATCTGCCCCAACGACATGAACCCCAACCTCTGGGTGGATGCCCAGAGCACCTGCAAGCGGGAGTGTGAGACGGACCAG GAGTGTGAGACCTATGAGAAGTGCTGCCCCAACGTGTGTGGGACCAAGAGCTGTGTGGCGGCCCGCTACATGGACGTGAAGGGGAAGAAGGGCCCCGTGGGCATGCCCAAGGAGGCCACGTGCGACCATTTCATGTGTCTGCAGCAGGGCTCCGAATGTGACATCTGGGACGGCCAGCCCGTGTGCAAGTGCAGAGACCGCTGTGAGAAGGAGCCCAGTTTCACCTGTGCCTCCGACGGCCTCACCTACTATAACCGCTGCTACATGGACGCCGAGGCCTGCTCCAAGGGCATCACACTGGCTGTCGTCACCTGCCGCTATCACTTCACCTGGCCCAACACCAGCCCCCCACCACCCGAAACCACCGTGCACCCCACCACGGCCCCCCCAGAGACCCCTGGGCTGGACACAGCGGCCCCAGCTCTGCTCAACTACCCCGCGCACCAGTCGGTCACTGTGGGTGAGACAGTGAGCTTCCTTTGTGATGTGGTGGGCCGGCCCCGGCCCGAGATCACCTGGGAGAAGCAGCTGGAGGATCGGGAGAACGTGGTCATGAGGCCCAACCACGTGCGCGGCAACGTGGCGGTCACCAACATCGCCCAGCTGGTCATCTACAGCGCCCAGCCCCAGGACGCTGGCATCTACACCTGCACGGCCCGCAACGCCGCCGGCGTCCTGCGTGCTGACTTCCCGCTGTCGGTGGTCCGGGGGGGTCGGCCTTCGGCCACCGAGGAGAGCAGCCCGAACGGCACAGCCTTCCCCGCAGCCGAGTGCCTGAAGCCCCCTGACAGTGAGGACTGCGGCGAGGAGCAGACCCGCTGGTACTTCGACGCCCAGGCCAACAGCTGCCTGACCTTCACCTTCGGCCACTGCCACCGCAACCGCAACCACTTTGAGACCTACGAGGCCTGCGTGCTGGCCTGCGTGAGCGGGCCGCTGGCCGTGTGCAGCCTCCCCCCGCTGCAGGGGCCCTGCAAGGCCTACGAGCCCCGCTGGGCCTACAACAGCCAGACGGGCCAGTGCCAGTCCTTTGTCTATGGCGGCTGCGAGGGCAACGGCAACAACTTTGAGAGCCGCGAGGCCTGCGAGGAGTCCTGCCCCTTCCCTCGGGGGAACCAGCGCTGCCGGGCCTGCAAGCCAAGGCAGAAGCTTGTCACCAGCTTCTGTCGGAGCGACTTTGTCATCTTGGGCCGAATCTCTGAGCTGACAGAGGAGCCCGACTCAGGTCGCGCCCTGGTGACTGTGGACGAGGTCCTAAAGGATGAGAAGATGGGCCTCAAGTTCCTGGGCCGGGAGCCGCTGGAGGTCACTCTGCTCCATGTGGACTggacctgcccctgccccaaCGTGACGGTGGGCGAGACGCCGCTCATCATCATGGGTGAGGTGGACGGCGGCATGGCCATGCTGCGGCCCGACAGCTTCGTGGGGGCCTCGAGCACCCGGCGGGTTCGGAAGCTGCGCGAGGTCACACACAAGAAAACTTGTGACGTCCTCAAGGAGTTCCCAGGCTTGCAGTGA